The Peribacillus sp. FSL P2-0133 genome has a segment encoding these proteins:
- a CDS encoding GNAT family N-acetyltransferase: MKAILMDFPEKIETPRLYLRPCQPGDGLDLYEAIVHSKPELKQWLPFAHQDVSLETSEQNVLKSFADFILKEDIRLHIYRKEDDQFLGSTGLHRINWDIPKFEIGYWIDTRYSKLGYITEAVEKLTKFAFYHYGAKRVEIRCDPNNIASKRIPERLGYTLEGILRNDCLSADGKEVRDTSIYAKTTN; encoded by the coding sequence AAAGCTATATTAATGGATTTTCCCGAAAAAATTGAAACCCCACGATTATATCTAAGACCTTGTCAGCCTGGCGATGGCCTGGACCTTTACGAAGCCATTGTCCATTCTAAACCTGAATTGAAACAGTGGCTGCCGTTTGCACATCAAGATGTTTCGTTGGAAACTTCTGAACAGAACGTCCTTAAGTCCTTTGCGGACTTTATTTTAAAAGAGGATATCAGACTCCATATCTATAGGAAAGAAGACGATCAATTCCTCGGCTCCACTGGTCTGCACCGAATTAACTGGGATATCCCTAAATTCGAAATTGGCTATTGGATTGATACGAGATACAGTAAACTAGGCTACATAACGGAGGCAGTGGAAAAGTTAACTAAATTTGCCTTTTACCATTATGGCGCAAAAAGAGTCGAAATCCGCTGTGACCCTAATAATATTGCCAGCAAACGGATTCCTGAGAGGCTGGGATATACCCTTGAAGGTATTTTGCGTAATGACTGCCTTAGTGCAGACGGCAAGGAAGTGCGGGACACCTCCATTTATGCAAAAACAACAAACTAA